One genomic segment of Sorex araneus isolate mSorAra2 chromosome X, mSorAra2.pri, whole genome shotgun sequence includes these proteins:
- the LOC101556699 gene encoding casein kinase II subunit alpha-like, giving the protein MSGPVPSKARVYTDINLQKPQEYWDYETYIVDWGIQDNYQLVRKLSRGKYGEVFEAIDITNNEKRVAKILKPIKRKKIKREIKVLKNLQGGPNIITLLDIVRDVESRVPALIFPYVNNTDFKKLYDMLTDFEVRFYTYEILKALDFSHGMGVMHRDVKPHNVLIDHDQRKLWLIDWGLAEFYHPGQKYNVRVASRYYKAPELLVDYDMYNYSLDMWSLGCMLASMIFRKEPFFQGRDNNDQLLRISKVLGTESLYDYIGKYKIKLHSSFKDLIGKHTRKPWERFVHSGNQDLVNPQALDFLDKLLEYDHETRITAREAMDHPYFSAIMTEESQISSSRRQESSMSASRTEISSMSTPPNWAGSTTVAAYNYFGKTSTSQK; this is encoded by the coding sequence ATGTCAGGGCCAGTACCAAGCAAGGCCAGAGTTTACACAGATATTAATTTACAAAAACCCCAAGAATACTGGGATTATGAAACATATATTGTAGACTGGGGAATTCAAGACAATTATCAGCTTGTTCGAAAATTAAGCCGGGGAAAATATGGGGAAGTGTTTGAAGCCATTGACATAACTAATAATGAAAAAAGGGTTGCTAAAATTCTAAAGCcaataaagaggaagaaaatcaagCGTGAAATCAAGGTCTTGAAGAATTTGCAAGGTGGTCCTAACATCATCACTTTGCTAGATATTGTAAGAGATGTCGAGTCACGAGTACCTGCTTTAATTTTTCCGTATGTCAACAACACCGACTTCAAGAAATTATATGACATGTTAACAGATTTTGAAGTTCGATTTTACACCTATGAGATTTTAAAGGCCTTAGATTTCAGTCATGGCATGGGGGTTATGCATAGAGATGTGAAGCCCCATAATGTCCTAATTGATCATGATCAGAGAAAGCTGTGGCTCATAGACTGGGGTTTAGCTGAATTTTACCATCCTGGCCAAAAATATAATGTTCGAGTCGCTTCCCGATACTACAAAGCTCCTGAGCTTCTTGTAGACTATGACATGTACAATTATAGCTTGGATATGTGGAGCTTAGGATGTATGTTGGCTAGTATGATCTTTCGCAAAGAACCATTTTTCCAAGGACGTGACAATAATGATCAGTTGCTGAGGATATCCAAAGTTCTGGGCACAGAAAGTTTATATGACTATATTggcaaatacaaaattaaattgcATTCATCTTTCAAAGATCTCATAGGCAAACACACCCGTAAGCCATGGGAGCGCTTTGTGCACAGTGGAAACCAGGATCTTGTGAACCCCCAGGCATTAGATTTCCTAGACAAACTGCTAGAATATGACCATGAGACACGAATCACTGCCAGAGAGGCCATGGATCACCCCTATTTCTCTGCTATCATGACGGAGGAGAGTCAAATAAGTTCATCTAGAAGACAAGAGAGCAGTATGTCTGCCAGCAGGACAGAAATTTCTTCAATGTCAACCCCTCCAAATTGGGCAGGGTCCACAACAGTTGCTGCTTACAATTACTTTGGCAAGACTTCTACATCTCAGAAGTAA